Genomic DNA from Mycolicibacterium helvum:
CATGTCATCACCGCATCGCAGCCGACGTCAAGGGTGTGCAGATCGGCCTGCCCGAGGTCACTTTGGGCCTGCTGCCCGGCGGCGGCGGTGTCGCGCGCACGGTGCGGATGTTCGGCGTCCAGAAAGCCTTCATGGAGGTCCTGAGCCAGGGCACCCGGTTCAAGCCGGCCAAGGCGGTCGAAATCGGGCTTATCGACGAAGTGGTCGGCACCGTCGAGGAACTGGTGCCCGCTGCCAAGGCTTGGATCAAGGCCAACCCCGACGCTTTCGAGCAGCCGTGGGACAAGAAGGGCTACAAGATGCCCGGCGGCACTCCGTCCAGCCCGGCGCTGGCCGCGATCCTGCCATCGTTCCCGGCGCTGCTGCGCAAGCAGCTCAAGGGCGCGCCGATGCCGGCCCCGCGAGCCATCCTGGCCGCCGCGGTCGAGGGTGCCCAGGTCGACCTCGACACCGCCAGCCGCATCGAGAGCCGTTATCTGACGCAGTTGGCGGCCGGCCAGATCTCCAGCAACATGATCCAGGCCTTCTTCTTCGATATGCAGGCCATCAACGGCGGTGGCTCTCGCCCGGAGGGCATCGCGAAGCAGGAGATCCGCAAAATCGGTGTGCTGGGCGCGGGCATGATGGGCGCCGGCATCGCCTACGTCTCGGCGAAAGCCGGCTTCGACGTGGTACTCAAGGATGTCAGCATCGAAGCCGCCGAAATGGGCAAGAACTACTCGGAGAAGATCGAGGCCAAGGCACTCGAGCGGGGCCGCACCACCCAGGAGCGCAGTGACACGCTCCTCGCCCGCATCACGCCAACCGCCGATCCGCAGGGCCTTCAGGGCGTCGACTTCGTCATCGAGGCCGTCTTCGAGAACCAGGACCTCAAGCACAAGGTCTTCGGCGAGATCGAGGACATCGTCGAACCGAACGCGCTGCTGGGTTCGAACACCTCGACGCTGCCCATCACCGGGCTGGCGTCCGGGGTCAAGCGCCAAGAGGATTTCATCGGTATCCACTTCTTCTCGCCGGTCGACAAGATGCCACTGGTGGAGATCATCCGGGGTGAGAAGACCTCCGACGAGGCGCTGGCCCGGGTGTTCGATTACACGCTGGCCATCGGCAAGACCCCGATCGTGGTCAACGACAGCCGCGGGTTCTTCACCAGCCGGGTCATCGGCACCTTCGTCAACGAGGCCATGGCGATGCTCGGCGAGGGTGAAGCCCCCGCCAGTATCGAACAGGCGGGTAAGCAGGCCGGCTACCCGGCGCCGCCGCTGCAGCTACTCGATGAGCTCAATCTCGATCTGTTGCAGAAGGTTTCGATCGCCAATGAGCGCGGATCCCAGGAGGCGGGGCGTACCTACGTCAAGCACCCCGGCGAGTACGTCGTCGATCAGATGATCGAGATCGGCCGGCCCTCCCGCCTCAAGGGTGCCGGGTTCTACTCCTACGTCGACGGCAAACGCGTCGGGCTGTGGGAGGGCCTGGCCGAGACCTTCAAGTCCGGCACCGCCGATATTCCGATGCAGGACATGATTGACCGCATGCTGTTCGCCGAGGCACTGGAAACCCAGAAGTGCATCGACGAGGCGGTCCTCACCACGACTGCCGATGCCAACATCGGCTCGATACTCGGCATCGGGTATCCCGCGTGGACCGGCGGCAGCGCGCAGTTCATCGTCGGCTACTCCGGTCCGCTGGGCACCGGCAAGGCAGCGTTCGTGGCTCGAGCCAAAGAGCTGGCCGCCAAGTACGGCGACCGCTTCCTGCCCCCGGCGTCGCTGGAGGCCTGATCCCCCTGGCAATGCTCTCCGCGAGTTCTGAACTCGCGGAGAGCATTGCCGGTGCCGCGGCAGAAGGGCAGTTCGATGCACGCCAGAGGTATAACGTCGCGGTTGGCCTGGAGCACGGGTATCGCCGGCGCCGGGTTCGCCGCGAAGGCAGCGCTGACCGCATGGTGTGATCGGCGTGGGGTCGATCCGCAACTGCGCAGCCCACTGTTGCCCATGGTGTCTGTCCCGTATACGGCGGCGACATTGCCGATATGGCGAATGATGTTCCAGGTACCGCGGTGGTCGGGTCCAGGGGTCCGCGTCCGGACCCGCTTTTTTGGCGAGGCGAACATCCGGGTACGAGTGACGACACCAGCCGGTGAAGCGCGCCGCCGGCCGCTGGTGATCTGGCTGCATTCAGGCGGCATGATCGCAGGCTCTCCGCAGTTCGAGGGTCCGATGGCCGGGATCCTGGCGCGCCGGGTCGATGCCGTGGTCGTGGCGCCCGACTATCGCTTGGCACCCCAACATTCCTTCCCCGCCGCGCTCGACGACTGCGTCGGCACGGTGAAATGGGCGATCGCCCACGCCGACCAACTCGGCATCGACCCGAACCGCATTGCGCTCGCCGGGGCCAGCGCCGGCGGTGGCCTCGCTGCCACATGCGCACAGCGGTGCCGCGATGAAGGTATCGAAATCCGTTCGCTGGCATTGCTTTACCCGATGCTGGACAACCGGCCTGTTCAGTCACCACTGTGCGCCGGCGTCGCGTGGAACGGCACGTCGAATCAGTTCGCGTGGGACAGCTACCTCGGGAACAATGCCGGTGACTGCCCCCCCTATTCCGTCGCGAGCCGACGGGATGATCTGACCGCAGCCCCACCCACACTCATCGCCGTCGGCGATATCGACATTCTCTGTGCCCAGTCGACCGAGTATGCGAACCGACTGCGCGAGTGCGGAATTCCCTGCGAACTCCGCGTGGTCCCCGGCATGTACCACGCTGCCGACATCCTCGTGCCGTGGTCTCGGAAGATGCGTCGGCTGCACGCCGACGTGACCGAGCACCTCCGCGGCCATCTGTCGGCGCCGGCGCGGCTCAGCAGTGAATCACCGTGCCGCCACCGCCGTCGACGCTAACTCTGTCACCGGTCGAGAGCACCTTGGTTCCCGCCCCGGTGTCCATCACGCACGGCACTCCCAGCTCCCGCGCGATGAATGCACCGCGGCTCATCGACCCACCAGCGTCTACGACAACAGCTGCAGCACACGACATGTACGGAATCCAGCCGGTGTCCGCCGTCGGACACACCAGAATCTCCCCTGGTTCGAACGGGTCGGTGACGGGATCGAGGACGACGCGAACGACTCCCTGCGCAACACCTGCCGATGCCGCGACGCCTTTGAGGTGGGTGCTCTGCGCGTCCGACTGGGCGGGACCCGAGCGCGGCAAGGCGGCCGGCTGCCCGATCCACGACTCGGGCAACTCGTGAGCGAGATACCGAGCGCGCTGGCCGGCGCGGACGTCGACGATGCTGGACAACAAGGACGGATCGGCATGCAGCAACTCCGCCGAGGTCAGTAGCAGCACGTCAGCTGGCTTGGCCAGCAATCCGCCGGCGACGAACTCCCGTCCCATGATTCGTGCAGCGGCCCGCAGAACGTCGAAGACCTGCAATACCATGGCTGCGCCTTCTTCACGGGGCGCAACCAGCTGCCGAGCCATGGCTACGGCCGCTTTTGCCGTCGCGCGATGGCGCCACGACGCGCTACCGAGCAGCCGGGCCACTGCCTCGTGTGAAGGGTTCACCTTGTCACGCGAGCCACGATCGGGCAGCGCTGCACGCCGTTGCAGTGTTGCCGCAAGGAGCTCCGGCCGTTCGCGCCACGAGGGCGCGGACAACTCGAACGCAGCTGGCCCGTGGTAACCGAACCGGGCCAGGAAACTCGCCAGACTCTGTTCGTCACGCGCCACGGCGGCCAACTCGTCGAGCAACTGCTGTTCGATGAGTCTCGCACCCGCCGAGCCGATTTCACATTCCAGGCCGCCCAATCCGGCTGATCGGCACGCCGCCGTCAACGACTGCACAGCAATCATGCAACCGTGAGCGCCGAGAGCGTCCCACTCCAACGCCGATTCCAGCATCCGCTCAGCCCGCAGGAAAACTGCGCGCGCATTGCGTCCACGTTCGAGATCGGCGAGGGTCCGTTCGTACCAAACCTGCTGATTGGCTGCAGCGGCTCGCATTGCCCGCGGCAGGCGCAGGTAGACGGCGGGTACCCGCAGGAGCCCAGCCGCACCGAGGGTGGGTGTTCGATCAGCAATCCAGCGCATCCGGTCCACGTTGATGGCCGGGCGACCGTGGAACACGCCGAACAGGCGATGGAACGGATCTCGGTCGGACACTTCATCCTTGGTGATCAGCCCGATCCGGTGCCACGCCCTGCGCATCGCTTGCTCGCCGTTGCGCTCGAACAGGTCCCAGGTCAGTGGTGTCGGCACGGCTGGAACGGCCTCGGCCACTCCGGCAGTCGTCCACGCGGCGTTCGACGGACTTTCCATGTGGACGGGGTTCGGCACGAACGCGCTGTTCAGCTGCACCGCAGGCTTCTTCGATGCACGGGAGTCCCAGGCGTCGAGGATTGCGAGCTCCGGGAGCAGCGATTCGACCGAGCCCGCCGCGATCGGTTCACCTTCGGTCGCCAGACCCAACCACACGGCGCCGGTAGAGCCGTCGACCGTGATCGTGTCCCCGGCCCGGAACAGCACCTGACCGGCGGGGCCGAGGATGTTCTCGCCGTCGATCGACAGTTCGTGGGCGCCGACAACTGCGGGCACACCCCAGCCCCGCGCCACTACCGCGGCGTGACTGACAAGGCCGCCACGCATCGTCAGAATGCCCTTGGCAACCGACATGCCGTGCACGTCATCGGGATCTGTCTCTGCCCGCACCAGAATCACGCCGTCCTCGGCAAGCGCAGCGTCGTTCGCATCGAGGACCACTCGCCCACTGGCCTGCCCCGGCGAAGCAGCCAGTCCCGTCGCAACTTTGGAGCCGTGCGTACCGCGGCTGCCGGCCAGGTCGGCGCACGCACGGGCGCGAACATCAGCGGGGACGCGGGCAACCGCCTCCTCGGTGGTCAGCGCGATGTGCGGGTCGGTGACCATCGCGACCGCGGCCCGAACGGCAGCAATTGCGCTGCGCTTTCCGACTCTGGTCTGCAGAATCCACAATCGTCCCTGCTCGTAGGTGAATTCCACATCGCAGATGTCGCGGTAGTGCTCCTCGAGCCGGCGCAGATGCCGCAGCAGCTCGGTGTATGCGTGTGGGTCGTACTGCTCGAGCGCACTGATGTCCTGGGTTCGCGCGGCGCCCGACACAACGTCCTCACCCTGGGCCTCGGGCAGAAAATCACCGAATGGCTTGCTCTCGCCGGTGGACGGATTCCGGGTGAACACCACGCCGGTGCCGGAATTCGTGCCGCGGTTGCCGAACACCATCGCCTGGACGTTGACCGCGGTCCCCGTCGACTCGTCCACGCCCTCGCGTGCGCGGTAGGCCCGGGCGCGGGGGTTGTCCCATGACCGGAATACCGCCTCCACTGCCTGGCGCAGTTGTTGTTCGGGTTCGGCGGGTACTGCCGTACCCGTCTCCTTCTCGATGACCGTCTGCAACCGCTTGGTCTCGGCTCGGAGTTCGGCGACGCTGCGCCCGTTGCGGCCCGGCTCGCCAAGAACCTGGTGCGGCGCGCCCAGGACGGTGGCCCCGAACATGCGCAGGAACCGTCGATAGGTGTCCCACGCAAAGCCTTCATCATTGGCGACAGCCGCGAGTCCGGTCACGTTGGACTCGTTGATCCCGAGGTTGAGAACGGTATCGAGCATCCCCGGCATCGACCGGGGCGCACCACTGCGCACCGCGACCAACAGCGGGTCATCGTTCGCACCGAAGCTGCGACCGACGCGGTCTCCGATCACCGCCACTTCGGCGTTGATCGCCGGCGTCAGTTGGGCCGGCCAGCCGCTGCGCCGGTACTCGCTGCACATGTCGACGGCAATCGTGAAGCCCGGCGGCACAGGCAATCCCAAGACCGACGTCATCTCGGCCAGGCCGGCGCCTTTGCCTCCCAGTAACGCACCCAATTCCCTGGGCGGTGCCTCGTGCGGGTGGTCGAACCGGTAGATGGGCATCGTGGTGGTAACGGTGATTGTCATGGCTTCCTCTGGCTCAGTGCCCGTCCGCGCTCGATCGCTCGCGGCCCAAGGTGGTCATCAGGTCTTGATGCAACTCCATCCAGACGTCGTGGTAGCTGTCGGTCAACGGGTCGGCGAACGCCGACTTCTCGCCTGAATCAAGACGCTGCCAAGCACTTTCGAGACGGCCTGCGTATCCGGACAGGTGCGGGAGTTCGGCTGGGAACTCAGCTGTCATGGCGAGCGCTGCGGTATGGAATTCGCGAAGTCGATCGATGACGACTGTGTCGTACTCCGGGTCGCTGTGATCGTTGATCTGACCGGCCCCGGTGATATCTGGGCGCATCTGCCAGGCCGTGCAGATCTCCTTGAAGGGCTGATTCAGGGTGAGGAACGCAGCGTACGCCGTCTCGGTTTGGGGGCGGCAGCCCAACTCCGCCATGTGCTTTGCCAGCATCGCGGCGTGGACGTGGCGACCGCTCGGGCTCAGAATCCAGCCCGCGAGGCGCCCCTTCCGCAGCTTCACCAGACCATCGCGCGCCGCTATCTCCAGCATCTCCTGCACGGCAGCCGGTTCGAGCCCGGTCGACTGACAGATGACATCAGCCGACGCCATTCCCTTCACGATCAGAACATGCAAGATCGGCAGGATCTCGGCAACGTATTCGTCGGCGACGGAGGTCGGTGTTTCCGACGGTGCCGATATCGTGGCCTCGACAGGATTGCCCTCGCCAAGGATGGATACCTGGCCGGTAGCCCCGTCAACGCGGATCTCTGCGCCGTTGGTGATCCGCTTGGTCCCGTCGATGGTGTTGATGACACACGGAATACCAAGGGCTCTGGCGATGATCGCCGCGTGACTGAGCGGGCCGCCCACGTCGACGACCAGACCCGCAGCCCCCATGAAGAGCGCAACCCAGCCGGGATCGGTGGTCCGGGCAACGAGGATCTCCTGCGCTGACAGCGGTTGGGTGCACTCGGCGGCGTCGGTGACAACCCGGGCGATCCCGGTGGCGATCCCCGACGACACCGGCAGACCCGACACGGTCTCACCGACTATGGCGACCGACGTCGTCACGGTGATCGGCGAGGGTTCACCCACGCCGTAACCGGACAGCTCGATGTCCTGATAGCGCTTGCGCTGTTGCATGCGAAACCGCACGATGTCGCTCGCTGCGGCCGGCGGCCGTCCAGCGGCGATCTCTTCGAAGGTCAGGTACACGATGTCATCGGCGGATTCCAGCAGGCCGCGCTGTACGAAATCATCTGCAGTGCAACGGATAGCGAGCCGAAGGACGTCCAACACCCGCAGGAAGGCCGCCTTGACCGCCTCTCGTCGTGCTTCTGCGCGGGATGCACTACGCAGGGCCGCGTCGAACACCGGGCGCAACGCCGGTGACAGTCCGTCATGAACCAGTTTCACGGCAGCACTCTTATCGTTTCGCCGAGCCCGCCGACGAGCAGCGGGGCTCGACTCCTCGGGCATTGTTTGGTACGCCGCGGCAGCATCCACAACCAGGTTGGGCGCCTCCCGCCACGACCGGCTCACGAGCTCACCGGCATCCGGCCCGTGATAGCCGTGGTGGGCGACGAATTCGGCGACGCTCAGCCGTCCGCGGCCGATGTCCCATAGCCCGTCCGCGATCTTGGCTTCCTCCATGTCGGAGGTTGCGCACAGTAGCTGTGTTTCCAGACCAACGTGTCCAGCCCTGGCCGCCAGCTTGGCGACGGCCTGGTACGACGACTGGGCCACGGCCGCTTGAAGTGATTGCAGGAACATTGCGTGGCGGAAGCGGTCAAGCGCATCGGGGATCACCGCGCGGGCTTGTGCGGTGGTCATGTCCCGGCTGACGGCCGACTGCCACCATTGCCGGCTCTCGGCAACGAAAGCGTCGACCCTGCCACGATGTCCGGCCAAGGCGACCGGAGCGTTGCGGAGCACACGAAGCCAGCCTCGGCGCTCGGGGCGGGGCGTGCCCTCGTCCGAGTCGATGCCGAAGAAGTCGAGTTCGAACTTGGCTGGGCTCATTCCCGGCACTCGGCTCATTGCCACGCTGAAGGTGTCGATCACGGCGACCGGACGCCCATGCGAGATGGTGATCGTCGCCGTGCCGTGAGCCTCCTGCGCCGCGAGTTCGGCAGCGGAGTAGAGCCCGAGGCTCCGGTAGAGAGTTCGGCTGCCCTCGTTGATCGCATCCCCCCACAACGACCAGGTCAACGGGGTGGGAATACCGGGAATCGCCTCACCGACATTGCGGGTGGTCCATCGGACGCCGTCGGCGATGGGTTCGTGCAGGGGGTCGTAGATCGTCATGCCATCACGCCCTGATGCTGAGGCCGTCGACGATGGATGCGCGCAACCCCACGACGGGATCGGTGCCGTCGGCGTGAATGTTGTTGGACGCCTCAACATTGCAGAATCCGGTGCGCCCATCGGACTCTGCGACGCAGATGGTGTCGACGTTGTTGAAGGCTCCCCCGGCAACCGGGAACACCGCTCCGTCGATGACCGTCGCGCGCACGCGGAACTCGGGCCGGCTGTCGAAGCGCATGACAAGCTCACCCCCACGATGGGTCAGCCCGTCGGCTTCCTGGTGGATGACGATGTCCACGTCACTGGTTCGGTGGTGTTGCTCGCCGTCGACGAGGATGCCGTCGAACACCAGGCGGCCCCCGACCGCGAGCACTGCCGTCGCTGAGAAGCACAGATCCGGTCCGAGCGTTCCGGCGAACCAACGGTGCGCGCGCACGGCGGAGTACAACCGCGGACCCCAAGACCTGTCGCGAAACGCCACCGCATCCACATCATGGCGCTGACCGCCAAGGACAACGGTGCCGGCAACGCGTCCGACACCCTCGAAGTGGTTGCCCGCCATATCGGCGGTCGTGGTGTCATCGCCGAGATAGGAGAACATCGGCCGACTCGACGTCCACGTCACGTCGACCTCGCAGCCGGGCTCGGACACGCGAAGGCTGTACTGATCGTCGGACAAGTCGATGCCCTGTGACGCCGAAACCCGATACGCGGGTTCCTGTGTCGGCGTCCACCGCAGATCCCAGCCCGAGCTCCGGTAGCGGGTCCCGCCGGGGCCGAACACTGCGCACCAGTAGTTGCTGGTGAGAGTGGTCGGGTGAATAGCGAAGCGGTGCATACCCGCAACTCCGCGGTGCTCGTCGAACCACATGCACCAGTGGCTGTCCTGAAAGTGAGCGTCGTCCGGGGTCGGAGCGGTATGGACGTAGTTGTCCTGGGGCATATAGGGCTTCACGGTGGCTCTCGTCCTGTCCCCTCCTCGGCACTGACCAGCAGGACCAGCGGAGTGATATCAAAGATACTGACTTAGTCATATTAGTAACATGTGTGCCATGTCACGGCAACACCCGATCGGTCGATCTCGTCCACAACCGGGCCACCCGGCGCCCACCGCCACCGCGCATGTCACGATCAAGCCATGACCTCGGAGGATGCGCGCTTCATGGTTCACGGGTTCGCGCAGGCCTCGGCCGCGACGACCACCGAGAGCCGCACCGACACCGCGATCCTGAACGCCGCGGCGGCCGTGATCGGCGATTACGGCGAACGCAACTTGACGATCGGCCAGGTCGCCGAGCGGGCCGGCTGCGCCCGGATGACGGTTTTCCGCCGATTCGGCAGCCGCGAGCAGCTTCTACTCGCCACCTACAGCCGAGAGCTACGCAGGGTCATCGACTCCGCAACCCAGGCCGTCCAAACGGCCACCACCACCGTGGATTGCGCCGAGATCATGGTGGCCGAATTCATCGACAACGCGCTGCGTCACCCGATCTTCATCAGGCTGATCCGCGTGGAGCCCGGCACGGTGCTGGCGCTCTCCCGCGG
This window encodes:
- a CDS encoding 3-hydroxyacyl-CoA dehydrogenase NAD-binding domain-containing protein, whose product is MAVENTIQWDKDADGIVTLTLDDPTGSANVMNEHYQASMHNAVDRLAAEKDSVTGVVITSAKKTFFAGGDLKAIQQVTPETADQFFATAEYIKADLRKLETLGVPVVAAINGAALGGGLEITLACHHRIAADVKGVQIGLPEVTLGLLPGGGGVARTVRMFGVQKAFMEVLSQGTRFKPAKAVEIGLIDEVVGTVEELVPAAKAWIKANPDAFEQPWDKKGYKMPGGTPSSPALAAILPSFPALLRKQLKGAPMPAPRAILAAAVEGAQVDLDTASRIESRYLTQLAAGQISSNMIQAFFFDMQAINGGGSRPEGIAKQEIRKIGVLGAGMMGAGIAYVSAKAGFDVVLKDVSIEAAEMGKNYSEKIEAKALERGRTTQERSDTLLARITPTADPQGLQGVDFVIEAVFENQDLKHKVFGEIEDIVEPNALLGSNTSTLPITGLASGVKRQEDFIGIHFFSPVDKMPLVEIIRGEKTSDEALARVFDYTLAIGKTPIVVNDSRGFFTSRVIGTFVNEAMAMLGEGEAPASIEQAGKQAGYPAPPLQLLDELNLDLLQKVSIANERGSQEAGRTYVKHPGEYVVDQMIEIGRPSRLKGAGFYSYVDGKRVGLWEGLAETFKSGTADIPMQDMIDRMLFAEALETQKCIDEAVLTTTADANIGSILGIGYPAWTGGSAQFIVGYSGPLGTGKAAFVARAKELAAKYGDRFLPPASLEA
- a CDS encoding alpha/beta hydrolase; protein product: MTTPAGEARRRPLVIWLHSGGMIAGSPQFEGPMAGILARRVDAVVVAPDYRLAPQHSFPAALDDCVGTVKWAIAHADQLGIDPNRIALAGASAGGGLAATCAQRCRDEGIEIRSLALLYPMLDNRPVQSPLCAGVAWNGTSNQFAWDSYLGNNAGDCPPYSVASRRDDLTAAPPTLIAVGDIDILCAQSTEYANRLRECGIPCELRVVPGMYHAADILVPWSRKMRRLHADVTEHLRGHLSAPARLSSESPCRHRRRR
- a CDS encoding pyruvate, phosphate dikinase → MTITVTTTMPIYRFDHPHEAPPRELGALLGGKGAGLAEMTSVLGLPVPPGFTIAVDMCSEYRRSGWPAQLTPAINAEVAVIGDRVGRSFGANDDPLLVAVRSGAPRSMPGMLDTVLNLGINESNVTGLAAVANDEGFAWDTYRRFLRMFGATVLGAPHQVLGEPGRNGRSVAELRAETKRLQTVIEKETGTAVPAEPEQQLRQAVEAVFRSWDNPRARAYRAREGVDESTGTAVNVQAMVFGNRGTNSGTGVVFTRNPSTGESKPFGDFLPEAQGEDVVSGAARTQDISALEQYDPHAYTELLRHLRRLEEHYRDICDVEFTYEQGRLWILQTRVGKRSAIAAVRAAVAMVTDPHIALTTEEAVARVPADVRARACADLAGSRGTHGSKVATGLAASPGQASGRVVLDANDAALAEDGVILVRAETDPDDVHGMSVAKGILTMRGGLVSHAAVVARGWGVPAVVGAHELSIDGENILGPAGQVLFRAGDTITVDGSTGAVWLGLATEGEPIAAGSVESLLPELAILDAWDSRASKKPAVQLNSAFVPNPVHMESPSNAAWTTAGVAEAVPAVPTPLTWDLFERNGEQAMRRAWHRIGLITKDEVSDRDPFHRLFGVFHGRPAINVDRMRWIADRTPTLGAAGLLRVPAVYLRLPRAMRAAAANQQVWYERTLADLERGRNARAVFLRAERMLESALEWDALGAHGCMIAVQSLTAACRSAGLGGLECEIGSAGARLIEQQLLDELAAVARDEQSLASFLARFGYHGPAAFELSAPSWRERPELLAATLQRRAALPDRGSRDKVNPSHEAVARLLGSASWRHRATAKAAVAMARQLVAPREEGAAMVLQVFDVLRAAARIMGREFVAGGLLAKPADVLLLTSAELLHADPSLLSSIVDVRAGQRARYLAHELPESWIGQPAALPRSGPAQSDAQSTHLKGVAASAGVAQGVVRVVLDPVTDPFEPGEILVCPTADTGWIPYMSCAAAVVVDAGGSMSRGAFIARELGVPCVMDTGAGTKVLSTGDRVSVDGGGGTVIHC
- a CDS encoding PEP-utilizing enzyme, with the protein product MTIYDPLHEPIADGVRWTTRNVGEAIPGIPTPLTWSLWGDAINEGSRTLYRSLGLYSAAELAAQEAHGTATITISHGRPVAVIDTFSVAMSRVPGMSPAKFELDFFGIDSDEGTPRPERRGWLRVLRNAPVALAGHRGRVDAFVAESRQWWQSAVSRDMTTAQARAVIPDALDRFRHAMFLQSLQAAVAQSSYQAVAKLAARAGHVGLETQLLCATSDMEEAKIADGLWDIGRGRLSVAEFVAHHGYHGPDAGELVSRSWREAPNLVVDAAAAYQTMPEESSPAARRRARRNDKSAAVKLVHDGLSPALRPVFDAALRSASRAEARREAVKAAFLRVLDVLRLAIRCTADDFVQRGLLESADDIVYLTFEEIAAGRPPAAASDIVRFRMQQRKRYQDIELSGYGVGEPSPITVTTSVAIVGETVSGLPVSSGIATGIARVVTDAAECTQPLSAQEILVARTTDPGWVALFMGAAGLVVDVGGPLSHAAIIARALGIPCVINTIDGTKRITNGAEIRVDGATGQVSILGEGNPVEATISAPSETPTSVADEYVAEILPILHVLIVKGMASADVICQSTGLEPAAVQEMLEIAARDGLVKLRKGRLAGWILSPSGRHVHAAMLAKHMAELGCRPQTETAYAAFLTLNQPFKEICTAWQMRPDITGAGQINDHSDPEYDTVVIDRLREFHTAALAMTAEFPAELPHLSGYAGRLESAWQRLDSGEKSAFADPLTDSYHDVWMELHQDLMTTLGRERSSADGH
- a CDS encoding DUF7064 domain-containing protein, with product MKPYMPQDNYVHTAPTPDDAHFQDSHWCMWFDEHRGVAGMHRFAIHPTTLTSNYWCAVFGPGGTRYRSSGWDLRWTPTQEPAYRVSASQGIDLSDDQYSLRVSEPGCEVDVTWTSSRPMFSYLGDDTTTADMAGNHFEGVGRVAGTVVLGGQRHDVDAVAFRDRSWGPRLYSAVRAHRWFAGTLGPDLCFSATAVLAVGGRLVFDGILVDGEQHHRTSDVDIVIHQEADGLTHRGGELVMRFDSRPEFRVRATVIDGAVFPVAGGAFNNVDTICVAESDGRTGFCNVEASNNIHADGTDPVVGLRASIVDGLSIRA
- a CDS encoding TetR/AcrR family transcriptional regulator; translation: MTSEDARFMVHGFAQASAATTTESRTDTAILNAAAAVIGDYGERNLTIGQVAERAGCARMTVFRRFGSREQLLLATYSRELRRVIDSATQAVQTATTTVDCAEIMVAEFIDNALRHPIFIRLIRVEPGTVLALSRGISGFSAQELGATLFAHVLSDDRLDDPLPIRDATFIGDLLMRLVFSLSLVPAPEIEQSGESRRTYIRELVERIVPARDDQ